The nucleotide window TGACAGGGAGGTCCTCGCAAGCGGCACCTCCTGCATCGAGCAACTCGACGCCCTGTTCGACGACGGGACACGCCACCTGATCTGAAGCCTCGACCCGGGGCGCTAGCCTTCCGGCATCGGCGGGTCCGAGAGCGCGAGCGTGTCGCCGTCTTCGAGGCGCGTCCCGCCCCCGTCCTGTATCGAGACGTGCCGCACGTTCCGCATCACCACCAGCGGCTTCGGGTCGTCGTGGAGGAGTCTGTCGAGCAGTCCCGGCGCGCGCTCGTCGAGCCGTTCGACGACCGTCCGCACCGTCGCGCCGTCCTCGAGCGTCATCTCGTGTGACTTCCCGCCTACCGCCTCGCCGACCGCGCCGTAACAGTTGACCTCTACCTGCACGGGGCGGCGTACGGACCGACTGGTATTAGAGCGTCGGTCCTACCCATCGACGGCGTC belongs to Halorarum halophilum and includes:
- a CDS encoding MoaD/ThiS family protein, producing MQVEVNCYGAVGEAVGGKSHEMTLEDGATVRTVVERLDERAPGLLDRLLHDDPKPLVVMRNVRHVSIQDGGGTRLEDGDTLALSDPPMPEG